A single Parabacteroides timonensis DNA region contains:
- a CDS encoding T9SS type A sorting domain-containing protein — MSKSITLLIAGRRLARCVTSIKCNYGYKPFIPLFLFLLVTFFPVHSAVAREVSTVAELQTAVSGASEGEVITLSGSFVFGDATLAMPTVNVTVDGKGKIWKGGKITINGSGDKTLTIRNLKMDGDRGDSQLLNQSASNGKLVLEKMEFYNSAGGAININTSADASTVLSYVKIYDNTVHNSAAAIWVAGYSKITINNSTIENNLATGAGYECGAISSKGFMGDLTINNTIFRKNKNKCTLSGPFGGGGGAMAMHYFYGNMTINECLFQENETNGEGIDVQNTYDGGAIYIIDAGGSTYGASLNINKTTFDSNLAHDDGGAMMIQVTGTKGMTTNITSCTFYNNRAYGLEGANVTGGAIQFFLNGGSSIMKNNITGCSFVNNTSGNENSRVEQRGGAIGLSGNSKYGIVASITNNGCLYLGNKVYNASGVLNTASNYKDVSNSTSVAAGTRNVLNVDKGSNPDYTEDTVLGKNFRFSNNLSGIKAGAGDEIVKTIPIKPEGIADNTYNYSAALPATDQRNFKNYKDQGAIEMSWVKYNANGGVFGLTPQTDYVGEVYYEATSENKATNYYTIGSIDGKTTVVDGKTTLKATLNGKAFKGWALTANATEPDPVYAVGKSLTYVEANLTLYAVWGDAGYDLTYHSNFSPDQTYLQLVETEEATVATYPATSLPNRPNYIFLKWTTKADGTGTAYLPGATFTITENTDLYAQWEPNSALKLQWSVSQTTADPYEFSDVENNSTTTVMVGTPVYVQIRPIGLEHVDFDTWAIEYIATPADYHYPMGEAIGKTLRYDFNKGEAHTLEGTYYYNVTKLLLYKDGAEVATYIYRNASCTHKVVIQDKPVVKDPALQWSVSTVTSEQPYFKDVDDQSTTSVNYGTPVFVQIRPVGHEGINFERWAVEYTVTPAEHYYGMNPTLKTERQNFNNREAHTEKGTYIYTVTKLTLYDMYGNQTIETYDYADSPYRHTIVIGDGEGPGPGPGGALQWSVSTASNKLEDFRDVDNLTTTTVTKGTPVYVQIRPVGFNNVTYDRWEIEYTATPAGYHYPLDEAVLKTERYTFNKGEAHTLVGTYIYNVHKLTLYNGESIASEQYYNQPAYQHTIVITDEGMIYVGETAPYCSVDGEFRIPVSALNPDYPIEYAVRFTDEAIAAGFSDTEYKDLTPGYITVPVANRIPRGIYHANIYVRLKSDPDREEAYPFNIEVLETTTITRQPQSVNVCDGDAFTLSVEATGVNLSYQWFFNEVAIPGATSDRYTAALTPDKEGIYYVDVYGDCGMESSRTVTVGKNGLRILVKWNEFLYITNQDNEFVRFQWYKDGQKIDKNGTSIYYSVPEGLLGTYYIQAYRADDTYVVSCPITFDTLTQFPITRVYPAMVKKNTPITVSLGTPGEAPESAVIEIYNMNGQLLERLTTLTTETTIPADMASGSYVVKVTTETGKSTTHKIIVK; from the coding sequence ATGAGTAAAAGTATTACTTTGTTGATTGCTGGCCGGCGGCTGGCAAGGTGTGTTACATCTATCAAATGTAACTATGGTTATAAACCATTCATCCCTTTGTTTCTCTTTTTGTTAGTGACCTTTTTTCCGGTTCACTCTGCCGTTGCGCGGGAAGTCAGCACCGTTGCGGAGCTACAGACGGCAGTCTCAGGAGCTTCGGAAGGAGAGGTTATCACTTTATCCGGTAGCTTCGTGTTCGGAGATGCCACGCTGGCGATGCCAACGGTTAACGTGACCGTCGACGGGAAAGGCAAGATCTGGAAAGGGGGTAAAATCACTATCAACGGATCGGGTGACAAAACGCTCACGATCAGGAACCTTAAGATGGATGGCGACAGGGGGGACAGCCAGTTGCTCAACCAGAGTGCGTCCAACGGTAAACTGGTTTTGGAGAAGATGGAGTTTTACAATTCCGCTGGCGGTGCGATAAACATCAACACTTCCGCAGATGCTTCCACCGTCCTTTCGTATGTCAAAATCTATGACAATACGGTACACAACAGTGCCGCAGCCATCTGGGTTGCCGGTTATTCGAAGATAACGATCAACAACTCTACCATAGAGAACAACCTCGCTACCGGTGCCGGTTACGAATGCGGGGCGATTTCGTCTAAGGGCTTTATGGGCGACCTGACGATCAATAATACCATTTTCCGGAAGAATAAAAACAAATGTACCCTTTCCGGTCCGTTCGGTGGCGGTGGTGGTGCTATGGCCATGCATTATTTCTATGGAAATATGACTATTAACGAATGCCTTTTCCAGGAAAACGAGACGAATGGGGAAGGGATAGATGTACAGAATACCTATGACGGCGGCGCGATCTATATCATCGACGCCGGTGGCAGTACCTACGGAGCTTCCCTGAATATCAACAAAACGACCTTCGATAGTAACCTCGCCCATGACGACGGTGGCGCGATGATGATACAGGTAACCGGGACGAAGGGAATGACCACCAACATCACCAGCTGTACCTTCTACAACAACCGCGCCTACGGGCTGGAAGGAGCGAATGTGACCGGTGGAGCCATCCAGTTCTTCCTCAACGGCGGAAGCAGCATCATGAAAAACAATATCACAGGCTGTTCCTTCGTAAACAACACTTCCGGAAATGAAAACTCACGGGTTGAACAGCGCGGCGGGGCGATCGGATTAAGTGGAAATAGTAAATACGGTATTGTCGCCAGTATCACCAACAACGGGTGTTTATACTTGGGAAATAAAGTTTATAATGCATCCGGCGTGTTGAACACTGCAAGTAATTACAAAGATGTCTCCAATTCGACAAGCGTTGCGGCCGGTACGAGAAACGTATTGAATGTCGACAAAGGCAGCAATCCGGACTATACCGAGGATACTGTGCTGGGTAAGAACTTCCGCTTCTCCAACAACCTGTCCGGGATAAAAGCCGGTGCAGGCGATGAAATAGTAAAAACCATCCCCATCAAACCGGAAGGGATCGCGGACAACACCTACAACTATTCGGCCGCGTTGCCCGCTACCGACCAGCGAAACTTCAAGAACTATAAAGACCAGGGAGCGATCGAAATGTCGTGGGTGAAGTACAATGCCAACGGAGGCGTCTTCGGCTTAACCCCGCAAACCGACTATGTGGGTGAGGTTTACTACGAAGCAACGTCCGAAAACAAGGCGACCAACTACTATACCATCGGCTCGATCGACGGCAAAACGACCGTTGTCGACGGCAAGACCACGCTAAAAGCTACCCTCAACGGCAAAGCCTTCAAGGGATGGGCCCTCACGGCCAATGCCACCGAGCCCGATCCTGTCTATGCGGTGGGCAAGAGCCTGACCTACGTGGAGGCCAACCTCACCCTCTATGCCGTATGGGGGGATGCCGGATACGACCTGACTTATCACTCCAACTTCAGCCCCGACCAGACATATCTACAACTGGTTGAAACAGAAGAGGCGACAGTTGCCACCTACCCGGCCACGAGCCTGCCCAACCGTCCGAACTACATCTTCCTGAAATGGACGACCAAGGCCGACGGAACCGGTACGGCTTACCTGCCCGGAGCTACCTTCACCATCACCGAGAACACCGACCTTTACGCCCAGTGGGAGCCCAATTCCGCGTTGAAGCTGCAATGGTCTGTTTCCCAAACCACCGCCGACCCGTATGAATTCAGCGATGTGGAGAACAATTCCACGACGACCGTCATGGTCGGAACGCCCGTCTACGTGCAGATCCGCCCGATCGGACTGGAGCATGTCGACTTCGACACCTGGGCGATCGAGTACATCGCCACCCCGGCCGACTACCACTATCCGATGGGAGAGGCTATCGGGAAAACCTTGCGCTATGACTTCAATAAAGGAGAAGCCCACACGCTCGAAGGCACTTACTACTATAATGTAACCAAGCTGCTCCTGTATAAAGACGGCGCGGAAGTGGCCACCTACATCTACCGGAACGCCTCTTGTACGCATAAGGTGGTTATCCAGGACAAACCGGTCGTGAAAGATCCGGCCCTGCAATGGTCCGTCTCCACCGTGACGAGCGAACAGCCTTACTTCAAGGATGTGGACGACCAGTCAACCACTTCGGTAAATTACGGCACACCTGTCTTCGTCCAGATCCGTCCCGTCGGACATGAGGGCATCAACTTCGAACGCTGGGCGGTCGAATACACCGTGACCCCGGCCGAACACTACTACGGCATGAACCCGACGCTGAAGACCGAACGTCAAAACTTCAACAACCGGGAGGCTCATACCGAAAAGGGAACCTATATATACACCGTCACCAAACTGACCCTGTATGACATGTACGGAAACCAGACCATCGAGACTTACGACTATGCCGACTCGCCCTACCGCCACACAATCGTGATCGGTGACGGCGAAGGCCCCGGTCCTGGTCCGGGCGGCGCGCTGCAATGGTCCGTCTCCACTGCCTCCAACAAGCTCGAAGACTTCCGGGATGTGGACAACCTGACCACTACCACCGTCACCAAAGGGACGCCGGTGTATGTGCAGATCCGCCCTGTCGGTTTCAACAACGTCACCTACGACCGTTGGGAAATAGAGTACACCGCCACTCCGGCCGGCTATCATTATCCGCTGGACGAAGCCGTCCTGAAAACCGAACGTTACACCTTCAACAAAGGGGAGGCCCATACGCTTGTCGGTACCTATATATATAATGTACACAAGCTGACGCTCTACAACGGCGAAAGCATCGCATCAGAGCAGTATTACAACCAGCCTGCTTACCAACACACCATCGTCATCACCGACGAAGGCATGATCTATGTGGGCGAGACGGCGCCGTATTGTAGCGTGGACGGCGAATTCAGAATCCCTGTCAGCGCCCTGAATCCGGACTATCCGATCGAGTATGCTGTCCGTTTCACGGATGAAGCGATTGCCGCCGGCTTCAGCGATACCGAATACAAAGACCTGACTCCGGGATACATCACCGTTCCGGTTGCCAATCGCATCCCGAGGGGTATCTACCACGCCAACATCTATGTGCGCCTGAAGAGCGATCCGGATCGCGAGGAGGCTTACCCGTTCAACATCGAAGTGCTGGAGACAACCACCATCACCCGCCAGCCGCAGTCGGTGAACGTTTGCGACGGCGACGCCTTCACCCTGTCGGTCGAAGCGACGGGCGTCAACCTGAGTTACCAGTGGTTCTTCAACGAAGTGGCCATCCCGGGTGCGACTTCGGATCGTTACACGGCAGCCCTGACTCCGGACAAGGAGGGTATCTACTACGTGGATGTATACGGCGACTGCGGAATGGAGAGCAGCCGCACGGTAACGGTGGGTAAAAACGGCCTGCGTATCCTGGTGAAATGGAACGAGTTCCTCTACATCACGAATCAGGATAACGAGTTTGTCCGCTTCCAGTGGTACAAAGACGGTCAGAAGATCGACAAAAACGGCACTTCCATCTACTACTCCGTTCCGGAGGGGCTGCTGGGTACTTACTACATCCAGGCATACCGTGCGGACGACACCTATGTGGTGAGCTGCCCGATCACGTTCGATACGCTGACCCAGTTCCCGATCACCCGGGTATATCCGGCGATGGTGAAGAAGAACACGCCGATCACAGTCAGCCTCGGTACACCGGGCGAAGCTCCCGAATCGGCCGTGATCGAGATCTACAACATGAACGGACAGCTGCTTGAGCGCCTGACCACTCTGACCACCGAAACAACGATCCCTGCCGACATGGCTTCGGGAAGTTACGTGGTGAAGGTGACCACCGAGACAGGCAAGTCCACCACCCATAAAATCATCGTAAAATAA
- a CDS encoding TonB-dependent receptor plug domain-containing protein has product MKKGFLLIPGLLFSTLAYSSEPVEPIEPLGIDSLINLKGVVISANKIQVNRNSVPLSISVIERDEIEASSESALLPVLSQRVPGLFVTQKGITGFGVNDGSAGTVNIRGVGQGNKVLMLFDGQPQWAGIFGHALPDTYVASDVERVEVIRGPGSLMYGSNAMGGVVNIITRHHKQQGRRTQARIMYGSYNTQKYMVNNGYNLGNFSSFISVNHDRTDGHRPNSKFHITNGFANLGYKINDHYRVTGDLSLAKFKTQNPGTIDEPVLDYLVDVLRGTTSFALENHHEKTSGALRVFYNWGNHEVNDGYKPGGTPRSYLFRSDDHNTGVLLYQSFRLVEGNTFTAGIDYKNWGGHAWNDSISGPKGELIDKSVNEVAGYVIMQQDLFDMLSINAGVRYEHNSVFGGEWVPQAGLTFRPLEGNVIRASFSKGFRSPNIREMYMWGAANDELKPENMLNYELAVGQSFLDGRLYGEVTAFFIDGKNMIEAVMVNPPNDFPKENRNVGTFTNKGIEFEGRYQILGNLSVDMNYSYLHTSKPLLAAPAHKLNVGATYAPGRFTFNANLQSVYDLYVRVPLEGVSEVKENYTVLSARAAYRFGSRDKGLNLFVKGENLTATRYTINYGFPMPKAVFMGGIDVTF; this is encoded by the coding sequence ATGAAGAAAGGATTTTTACTCATTCCGGGGCTACTGTTCAGTACGTTAGCCTACTCCTCCGAACCGGTAGAACCCATCGAACCGCTGGGAATAGACAGCCTTATCAACTTGAAGGGCGTTGTGATCTCGGCCAACAAGATACAGGTAAACCGCAACAGCGTCCCACTTTCCATCTCGGTGATCGAGCGCGACGAGATAGAGGCCAGCAGCGAGTCGGCCCTGCTTCCGGTGCTCTCGCAGCGTGTCCCCGGACTCTTTGTGACACAGAAAGGCATCACCGGCTTCGGGGTGAACGACGGATCGGCCGGGACGGTCAACATCCGTGGCGTAGGGCAGGGCAACAAAGTCCTGATGCTCTTCGACGGACAGCCGCAGTGGGCCGGTATCTTCGGACATGCGCTACCCGACACCTATGTGGCTTCCGACGTGGAACGGGTGGAAGTGATCCGTGGCCCGGGCTCCTTGATGTACGGTTCCAACGCGATGGGCGGCGTGGTGAATATCATCACCCGTCACCATAAGCAGCAGGGACGGCGCACTCAGGCACGTATCATGTACGGTTCCTACAACACGCAGAAGTATATGGTGAACAACGGTTACAACCTCGGCAACTTCAGCAGCTTCATTTCCGTGAACCACGACCGTACGGACGGCCACCGGCCCAACTCCAAATTCCATATCACCAACGGCTTTGCCAACCTGGGGTATAAGATAAACGATCACTACCGCGTGACGGGCGACCTGAGTCTGGCCAAGTTCAAGACCCAGAACCCCGGTACGATCGACGAACCGGTGCTCGACTACCTGGTAGACGTGTTGCGCGGTACGACCTCTTTCGCGCTCGAAAACCATCACGAAAAGACAAGCGGTGCCCTGCGTGTGTTCTACAACTGGGGAAATCACGAGGTGAATGATGGCTACAAGCCCGGCGGAACACCCCGCTCATACCTCTTCCGTTCGGACGATCATAACACAGGTGTCCTGCTTTACCAGTCGTTCCGTCTCGTCGAAGGCAACACCTTTACGGCCGGTATCGACTATAAAAACTGGGGCGGACATGCGTGGAACGACAGCATCAGCGGCCCGAAAGGCGAACTGATCGACAAATCTGTCAACGAAGTGGCCGGCTACGTCATCATGCAACAAGACCTCTTCGATATGTTAAGCATCAACGCTGGTGTGCGTTACGAGCATAACAGTGTGTTCGGGGGCGAATGGGTTCCGCAGGCAGGCCTTACCTTCCGTCCGCTGGAGGGCAATGTGATCCGTGCTTCTTTCTCGAAAGGTTTCCGCAGTCCTAATATCCGCGAGATGTATATGTGGGGGGCGGCCAACGACGAATTGAAACCGGAAAACATGTTGAATTACGAGCTTGCTGTCGGACAGTCGTTCCTGGATGGACGCTTGTATGGCGAGGTGACGGCTTTCTTTATCGACGGAAAGAATATGATCGAGGCTGTCATGGTAAATCCTCCGAATGATTTTCCGAAGGAAAATCGTAATGTCGGAACCTTCACCAACAAAGGTATCGAGTTCGAGGGCCGCTACCAGATCCTCGGAAACCTCAGCGTCGATATGAATTACAGCTACCTGCATACCAGCAAGCCGCTCTTGGCTGCCCCGGCCCATAAGCTCAACGTGGGTGCAACCTATGCTCCCGGACGCTTCACTTTCAACGCGAATTTACAATCGGTATATGATCTTTATGTGAGAGTGCCCTTAGAAGGGGTTTCCGAAGTCAAGGAAAATTACACCGTTCTCAGCGCCCGTGCCGCCTACCGGTTCGGCAGCCGCGACAAAGGCTTGAACCTGTTTGTGAAAGGGGAGAACCTGACGGCTACCCGTTATACGATCAATTACGGTTTTCCGATGCCCAAGGCTGTGTTCATGGGTGGCATAGATGTGACATTCTAG
- the nikR gene encoding nickel-responsive transcriptional regulator NikR, whose product MSIKRFGVSLEDNLLESLDQYVDENGFANRSQAIRFLIEKNVAEKKWQCNHIVAGTIIIMYDQEKTAIASKIVSIQQDYQDVILSSSQYYVNQNFCLHIVTVMGTAHRLTELSDKLTAIKGIKHGKLVMSRAD is encoded by the coding sequence TGTCGATAAAACGTTTTGGCGTCTCCCTCGAAGACAACCTGTTAGAATCGCTCGACCAGTATGTGGACGAAAATGGCTTTGCCAACCGCTCACAGGCCATTCGCTTCCTGATAGAAAAGAACGTGGCCGAGAAGAAATGGCAATGCAATCACATCGTGGCCGGCACTATCATCATCATGTATGACCAGGAGAAGACCGCCATCGCTTCAAAGATCGTGAGTATCCAGCAAGATTACCAGGATGTGATACTCTCTTCCTCCCAATATTATGTCAATCAGAATTTCTGCCTTCATATCGTTACCGTGATGGGAACTGCCCACCGCCTGACCGAACTGTCGGATAAACTGACTGCCATCAAGGGGATTAAACACGGCAAACTGGTGATGAGCCGGGCCGATTAA